ttatactttttcaaaatttgaatttcaatcaccaccaaatgattattgttaaatGCATCAtgttaagttttgttatttctAGAATCTAATTGAGTtcgagttttaaaattaaaaaaaatagtattaaGGAAGTTTCAGCCTCTATTTAGAGATTTAACTCAACTCAACTCGGGATTGAATCAAAACTCAATGTGACAATGCGACTATTACATGTTAGAAGCTGTTAaataagataatgaaaaataacaattttatgttatgttatgtataattgtaaaacaatttatatgtaatggaatagatataaataaatataaaaggcTGAGCTTATGTTGTATTCATGGGTTAGTATCTTCTCTCGTGATAAGAGTATGCCTACATTACTGAACATCCCTTAACCATTAAGTTATTATCGAGAGTTAGatcaaataatttttacttaaatacaGAGAAGCTAATGAAAGCTCGgagaatatttaatatattttttaatattaatgtattatacaataaacaaataatactaattttatcaaaattttaaaatacattattttacatcattttttgATTATTTGGATAAAGTTGTTCCAATTTGAGGGCCGTGAGTTCATCAGGAATCATGTGAATTTAATCCTACCGGCTTATTGGGCAGTCAAACtttgttttgggtttgattTGCAAAACTGTGTCGTATGGAACGTTGACCGTTGACCGACGTCGTGTTGTGTATTTGTAAtgatttattatgattataattatttgaaatgtattacttataattgtaattcaaactttaaaaaaaagtataaggaaattgtaattaaacattttattgaatataataaaaataaattattaaatgaaaatataggttaataattaaatactttttaatcttaaacaattctttaattgatatatatatatatatatatatatattaaggaaTATATACATTGGATCCttgttaattttaaacatttggtaattacttttatttggtaaattattttattgaattagaaaagaaaattgtaaagacattaattatatttttctgcAAATAtcatcttaattaaaaaataaataacatttaaaagagagtttttttggtttcttttacCTGTATAAtgcaatgtaaataaaaaaaattaaataccgaAATGGTATGTCAACAtcattatttatgaaaatggtatgtttgaaCCAGTAACAAGGGGTGGAGGGAGAGAGATGGGGCGCCCATGATTTTTCTGACATACTCATTGAATCATCATTACAAAATGATGTgtgtttaagaaaaaatattttttaagggtGGAGGGGGGAGATGGGCGGCACCAGTATTTTTTTGATGTAAAAATACGGTATGACTAGTGGAGGTTGAGAGAGAGGCAGCACCAAATTGAAATGTGATGACTTAAAATATTCAGAGACTTAATATGTAAATTTGCCATTTTAATTGATTGCTAAATAAAACCGTTAAATTCTTTCCTAAGCCCTtcttatttactattttcattttttttctttcaacacAAAATTTAGAGAGACCTAATACcaattagtttaaaaaaaatatattcaattttattaaagtgATTCATTTATTTGAATCTGTGAGGGCAATATTAGTGACGTAACGTACTAAAACATCCTTTTATTAGACGCGTTAAAGACTTTTCCTCTTCTTTCGAAGAGTTAGACTTTTCAAATTATggtaaatatgttattttatattccatatttgaataaatataatttagtttcaaattatgtctctattttaaattttaaattattttaattatattttaaattatcaagGTTATGTCAATTAGGTCCTTtcgttattaaaatatttaatttaattgttaaatgacATATTAGatcttatataatataatttaaaatgaaaatttaaaaaaatgaatattgcgaaatagatgttttgaaaatattagatTTGAAGTTTTCAAAGCTTTTACATTAGTTTTATTGTtcactctttcttttttctgtaaattgatataatatcaaTAGTTTAAggatctaattaaatttttttgaaatttagaaactaaattaaaataagaatcaTAATTTAGGGATATACAGTGCAATTAACTCGTTGAATCAAGCAAGAGAACTCCAAAATACCTCCCGTCAAATTGGAAAAGGTACATTCAAATGAGAAGATTATTGTTGGCCGCCGGAGATATAATTCAGTGGTGCAAAAGAACATAAAACATGTTACCCTTTATGAAATATCAACCCATAAAAGTTTTTTGTCATCCGATCAACGGCAGATTAAATatcaagaaataaattaaaagtacacCGTGAAACAGTGAATCATAAACCGTTTTCACCCCGCCATTCTTTCCTCGATCCTTCTCCCACTTCTCTTCTCTCCTATATATTATTATGGCCTCTCAACGACGATCTTATTAAGTcataacaaattcaaaaaaaggagaagaaaatgaatcgTTTTGTATTAAGGTCAGTGAAGCAATGTCTGGTCAACGGCCAGAGGTACTACGGAAGCGGCGGAGGACTGGTGTACGGATCCTCCGTGGTTGGGAGGAGCGTGCACTTGAGCGGACAGCGAAATGGAGTGATGTTTGGAGGGTTTGAGTGGCGAAGGATGATGAGCTCTGCTCCTGCTTCAATGGAGAAAGCGCCTTCGGAGAAGAAGGAACAGGAGAAGGAAGAGACGAAAGGGAAAGACATAGTTGCGTCAAGTTATTGGGGGATTTCAAGGCCTACGATCACCAGAGAGGATGGCACCGTTTGGCCCTGGAACTGTTTCATGGTACCATTTCATCTTTCGTTAAACTTACTTTATTCCTTCACTTAAGAGTTagttatttggttcaattttGGCAGTAATACACACACACGCACACatctatataatattcatttttctCTTCGTTTCCACCTATATTCTAAGCTgctatgtttttcttttaagatgAAGCTGCTATATTGTTGACTTGTTACTGTTGATCAATCTTCGTGTTTgaatgtcaatttttttttagaaaaagtgcgacttctcttttttctctttagctgggaatttaaattattaaaatgaataaatcgGTTTTTACCgttacttcaatttttaaataaagatttATCTCAaaactttgtaatatattagaaaattttcgATCAATCGTTCAGTTTGATGATCTAATTTTGCACTGTTTGTTTATCCTCTATGATGCAGCCATGGGAAACGTACAAGGCAGATGTTTCAATTGATTTGAAAAAGCACCATGTGCCAAAGAACTTCCTGGATAATTTAGCTTACAGAACAGTCAAACTCCTTCGAATTCCTGTGGATCTGTTCTTCCAGGTTTGTTGTGTTTTACTTTCTCTGTTCCATAATTACAGCATTCCATAATTTGTTTGATTGTATTTATTATGTTCTTAATATGTCAATAGCTTTTAGATTTAGACTGAACtcttcattcaattttatcacaTTTGACATTTATATACCTGTGCCATCAGTTATTTAGATCCCAAAGTGTCTTGGTATGTTTAAAGATTCTCAAGTCTTTTTTACACATTTAGAAGACAAAATTGCTTTGTttctatataattattttcttttctattgtATGATATACAAATTTACACATATTCAAATGTGAGTGTCAGTTATCAATATGTGTCAGATATgtgtatatttaatattttaaaattttttctacaTTTATAGACTATCTTTGGAGTGATATATACTCGTACCCATGCCTTGATATGTATCATACATGGACGTGCACAGTGCACCTCAAGGCATTACACATCGTGGGTCTTTTGTAGACTTCTTAGTTAAAAGCTTACTCTTTGATGTGCAACTCTTTTAACCTCTTATATGCCCGATATGAGTATCTTTGGTTACAAGGCATTGAAGACACTATCTTTGGAGTGGTATATACTCGTACCTATGTCTTGATATGTGTCATACACAGATGTGCACTTCAAGGCATTGCAGATCCTTAGTGGCTCTTTTGTAGTCTTCGTAGttaaaaacttatattttatgtGCAACTATTTTAGCATCTTATGTCCAGACATGAGTATGTTGAATATCTTTAAAAGATCATTGTCCTTGAGGGTTATTAATCAATACCCATGCCAGTATATATCTCGGACACGAATGTCTAACACAATTGCTTAAAAGTTTatacattcatatttatattcaaGGCAGTGAGGTTCCTTTGTGGTTCATTTGAAATGCAGAGACGTTATGGCTGTCATGCAATGATGCTGGAAACAGTGGCGGCAGTCCCCGGCATGGTCGGCGGGATGCTTCTGCATCTCAAGTCTCTCCGTAAGTTCCAGCAAAGTGGTGGATGGATTAAAGCCTTACTTGAAGAAGCAGAGAATGAGAGGATGCATTTGATGACAATTGTGGAGCTTGTGAAACCCAAGTGGTACGAAAGGCTACTTGTTCTAGCTGTGCAGGGAGTGTTCTTTAATGGCTTCTTTGTTCTTTATCTGAGCTCCCCAAAATTGGCGCATAGAT
The sequence above is a segment of the Gossypium raimondii isolate GPD5lz chromosome 4, ASM2569854v1, whole genome shotgun sequence genome. Coding sequences within it:
- the LOC105780363 gene encoding ubiquinol oxidase, mitochondrial, producing the protein MNRFVLRSVKQCLVNGQRYYGSGGGLVYGSSVVGRSVHLSGQRNGVMFGGFEWRRMMSSAPASMEKAPSEKKEQEKEETKGKDIVASSYWGISRPTITREDGTVWPWNCFMPWETYKADVSIDLKKHHVPKNFLDNLAYRTVKLLRIPVDLFFQRRYGCHAMMLETVAAVPGMVGGMLLHLKSLRKFQQSGGWIKALLEEAENERMHLMTIVELVKPKWYERLLVLAVQGVFFNGFFVLYLSSPKLAHRFVGYLEEEAVFSYTEYLESIESGETENVPAPAIAIDYWRLPKDARLKDVITVIRADEAHHRDINHFASDIQFQGKELREAPAPVGYH